ACATCCGCCGCAGCGTACGCTCGATGGTCATTCACACGCAGGCAATGGTGGACTTCCAGAAGTGCGGCGCCATTACGTTCGATTACGGCAACAACCTGCGCGGCCAGGCCTTCAAGGCCGGTTATGCCGACGCCTTTGCCTACCCGGGTTTTGTGCCTGCCTACATCCGTCCGTTATTCTGTGAGGGCAAAGGTCCCTTCCGTTGGGCGGCGCTGTCGGGAGATCCCAAAGATATTTACACCATCGACGCGGAGATCCTGCGGCTGTTCCCGAATGACGCCGGCCTGCATCGCTGGATCAAGGATGCCACGCCGAAGATTCCCTTTCAGGGGCTGCCCTCGCGCATCTGCTGGTTCGGCCAGGGGGACCGTGCCCGGATGGGACTGGCGATTAACGAACTGGTGCGTACGAAGAAGGTTTCCGCGCCCATCGTGATTGGCCGCGATCATCTCGACACCGGTTCGGTCGCGTCGCCCTATCGCGAAACCGAAGCCATGAAAGACGGCAGCGATGCCATTGCCGACTGGCCGATTTTGAACGCCTTGGTGAATACGGCATCCGGCGCATCGTGGGTGAGCTTCCATCACGGCGGCGGTGTGGGCATCGGCGCTTCACTGCACGCCGGGCAAGTCATCGTCGCCGACGGCACCGAAGCTGCCGCAATCCGTTTGCAGCGCGTGCTGACCAACGATCCCGCAATGGGCCTCTTCCGCCACCATGATGCCGGCTACGAAACCGCCACCGAAACCGCCGTCAAACATAACGTCAAAATACCCGGTCTGAATTTCTGATAGACACTCAGCGGAACCTCTTCATGACTCTTGAAAACCTTCTGCTCGAACAGGACGGCCCCGTTGCCGTCGTTACGGTGAATCGTCCGCGCGCTCTGAATGCCCTCAACATTGCGACGATGATGGAACTGGAAACGGTCATCTCCGATCTGGAGAAACGGCCGGATGAGGTGCGCGCGGTGATCATTACCGGAGCGGGGGAGAAGAGCTTTGTCGCCGGTGCGGATATTCCGGAGATTCATGAACTGGATCTGATTGCAGGAAAAGCTTTTGCCGCACGTGGACTGCGCATCTATTCGATGATTGAAAAACTGCGCGTGCCCGTCATCGCCGCGGTCAACGGCTTTGCCTTGGGCGGCGGCTGCGAATTGGCCATGGCCTGCCATCTGCGCATCGCGTCCGAAAACGCGAAGTTCGGCCAGCCGGAAATCAATCTCGGCATCATTCCCGGCTATGGCGGCACGCAGCGTCTGCCGCGCCTTGTGGGTCGCGGACGGGCGCTGGATCTGCTGCTGACCGGGCGGATGATTACCGCAGCGGAAGCTCTCCAATGGGGTCTTGTCAACGCCGTTGTCCCGCCGGCAGAGTTGCTCCCCACAGCCCGCAAACTGGCCGCTGATCTTGCATCCAAGGCTCGTCTCGCATCGTCAGCGATTCTTGAAGCGGTGGATGAGGGCTTGCAGGTGGGACTCGATCAGGCGCTGCAGGTGGAAGAGAATCTCTTTTCCATTTGCTGCGGCACACAGGATATGAAGGAAGGCACTTCGGCCTTTCAGGAAAAGCGCAAACCCGAATTCATGGGACGCTGAGACGCATGGCAGATGTGCTGATCCGCAACATAGGACTGCTGGCATCTCCGCGGTTTGCTGACCGTGACGAGACACTCCGCAGCGTCGTGAAGATCCAGGGCGCGGCCATCCTCATTCAAGATGGCCGCATTGCTGATGCAGGCCCCGAGGCGGATGTTTTGCGCCGCGTGCCGCAGGGAATTCCCCATTATGATGCCAAGGGTTGCCTTGCCCTGCCCGGCCTGATCGATTGCCACACCCACCCGGTATTTGTCGGTAATCGCGCCGCCGAATTCCATCTGCGCAATGCGGGCAAAACCTATCTGGAAATTGCGGCGGCGGGCGGCGGCATTCAAGCGTCCGCGCGCAAGGTGCAGGCTGCTCCCGTGGAGCAGATCGTCGCAGAGTCGTTGCCGCGCTTTCACCGGTCTCTTGCTTGCGGCGTCACCACCATCGAAGCCAAGTCCGGCTATGGTCTCGACTGGACAGGCGAACTCAAACTGCTGGATGCGCTGACGGAAATCAAGCGGCGCATCCCCCAGCGAATGCACCGCACCTTTCTGATTCATGCCCTGCCTTCCTCCTATGCCAACCGCCGCGCGGAGTTCTGCGATGAGGTCGTGACGCGGATGATTCCGGCCGTGGCGGCGGGGAAACTCGCCGCATGGGTGGATGTCTTCTGCGAGACCGGCGCTTTTACGGTGGAAGAGTCGCGGCGCTTTCTGCTGGCGGCCAGGGAACATGGTCTCGGCTGCATGGTGCATGCCAATCAGTTCGGCCATTCCGGCGGAGCGTTGCTGGCGGCTGAGATTGGCGCGCGCAGCGCGCATCATCTCGAGTATCTGAACGATGCGGAAATGGACGCCATGGCGGCGGCGGGTGTGGTGGCGGTTGCGTTGCCTGCCAGCGTATTCTTCCTCGGAAATTTGCCGTATCCCTCCGTCAGGACTATGATCGCACACCGGATGCGTGTTGCTGTCGCGTCGGATATGAATCCCGGTTCGTCGATGACCGAGTCGCTGCCCTTCTGCCTCACGGCCGCGGCGGTCTACTGCAAGATGACCCCTGAAGAATTGCTCTGGTCGGTGACGCTGGATGCGGCGCGGGTGCTGGATGCGGATCATGATGTCGGTTCGCTGGAAGTGGGACGTCACGGCGACGTAAGTCTCTGGAACATTCCGGATCTGGAATCCTTATCCTATCACTTCGGAGACATGCGCGCGGCTGCCGTCCTGATGAGCGGCGACCTCGTGTGGGAAAACTGCGATGCAACCCGGCACTATTGACATCGGCACGTCCGGCTGGAAGTTCGACGATTGGGCGGGTACATTCTACCCACTGCGCGTGCCGCAAACCAAGTGGCTCGAATACTATGCCGCTCGCTTTCCCATCGGCGAACTCAACAGCACGTATTATCGCATCGCTCCCACATCCGTGTATGAGGCGATTGCCCGGAAAACTCCGCCGCAGTTTCGGCTGTTTGCCAAAGTCCATGCGGATGTGACTCACAAACGCGAGAATCCGGAAACGTCGCTGCGTAATCTGCTGATTGCTCTCGATCCGCTGCAAAGTGACGGCAAACTGCTCGGCCTGCTGGCCCAATTTCCCGGCAACTTCCGGTATGTGCCGGAGAGTGTGGATTACCTGAAGAGTTTGCGCGATCTCTGTAAAGGCATCCGTCTGTGCGTGGAATTCCGCCACCGTAGTTGGGCCGGTGACGAAGCTCTTCAGCAGATCAGGGAGCTTGACTTGACCTGGGTCTCTCCCGACGAGCCGCCGCTGCCTGATCTGATGCCACGCCGGTTTGTGGCGACGTCGGATATTCTTTATGTGCGTCTGCATGGACGGAACGCCGCGGCGTGGTACAATCGCGAAGCCGGCGACCGCTATGACTATGAATACTCCACGGAAGAACTGACGGAAATCGGCCGGGAGATTCTTGCTGCGGAGGCGCCCGCCAGGCGCGGCTACGTGTTGTTCAACAATTGCTACGTGGGAAAGGCTCCACGCAACGCGTTGTGGTTGAAAAACTACTATGCCGCTTTGCTGGAAACCGGAGGAGATCAAGAGCCGTCTGATGGCTTCACTCTTTCAGCACATTAGCCAATCGGCCAACGCCGACCTCTGGGAACGCTTTCGGCTGCCGTCTATGGAACTGGACAGGTTGATCGATACGGCGCGGGCGCTGGGGTTCTCCGTCCGGCAGCCTCCCTACGCGAATGACACCGGATCGTTTGTCCAGATCGATGATGCGCAGCGGGTGCTGTGTATTGCCGAGCCCTCGGGCCTTGCGCCGTCACCCTTTCACATTGACCCCGAACCGTTCTCCGTGGCTTTCACCGATTCCGCCGAGGCCATCCGCGAGTACCGGAAGTGGACCGCTGCGTCCGAGGACGAATTGCCGGTGGTTCTGGATGCCGATGGAGTGCCCGCAGAGTTCGGCGCTCCGCTGGCGGTGATTCTGCGCAATGAGGAGCGGGCCGCGTGGCTCAGCCTCGAGGCTACAGTCCTTCGCTCGATGCAGACGCTCAACCAGCTCGATCTCGAGGCGGAACCGCTGTTCATGACGCTCAGTCACACGGTTCATGAAATGCTGGCCCCTGACCTGCTCGCCATCCGTATGGAGTCGCCCGGGGATTTCTGGCCGGGCAAAACACCGGAGTGGGTGTGGGTGGATGCGCGCGACGATCTGACCGACGTTATTCCCGCCTTGACACCGCGGCTCCAGCGATTACTGTACCGCCGCGAGCGCAGCATGTTCATCGAGGATATTTTAGCGGCGCCGGACGTGCTGGTGAATTCGGATGAGCAGACGCCGCCGCTGG
The sequence above is a segment of the bacterium genome. Coding sequences within it:
- a CDS encoding GGDEF domain-containing protein, with protein sequence MASLFQHISQSANADLWERFRLPSMELDRLIDTARALGFSVRQPPYANDTGSFVQIDDAQRVLCIAEPSGLAPSPFHIDPEPFSVAFTDSAEAIREYRKWTAASEDELPVVLDADGVPAEFGAPLAVILRNEERAAWLSLEATVLRSMQTLNQLDLEAEPLFMTLSHTVHEMLAPDLLAIRMESPGDFWPGKTPEWVWVDARDDLTDVIPALTPRLQRLLYRRERSMFIEDILAAPDVLVNSDEQTPPLASSFLLPLICGAKSIGMLMLFYTRRLSPLPGETEAVEVVRHELSHLLDRSRTHLLMQRMATVDGLTNLFNHRFFRDQLRTEYQRALRYGKMMAVIMVDIDNFKSYNDTHGHLAGDRVLSETARTIKAAVRDIDFVARYGGEEFALILPEVDAGGGMVVAEKIRKAVEAQRFISEDGEAIGSITISCGVTDNTGANGPEELIARADRGLYWVKRHGRNRVRLSVAERDE
- the hutI gene encoding imidazolonepropionase, with protein sequence MADVLIRNIGLLASPRFADRDETLRSVVKIQGAAILIQDGRIADAGPEADVLRRVPQGIPHYDAKGCLALPGLIDCHTHPVFVGNRAAEFHLRNAGKTYLEIAAAGGGIQASARKVQAAPVEQIVAESLPRFHRSLACGVTTIEAKSGYGLDWTGELKLLDALTEIKRRIPQRMHRTFLIHALPSSYANRRAEFCDEVVTRMIPAVAAGKLAAWVDVFCETGAFTVEESRRFLLAAREHGLGCMVHANQFGHSGGALLAAEIGARSAHHLEYLNDAEMDAMAAAGVVAVALPASVFFLGNLPYPSVRTMIAHRMRVAVASDMNPGSSMTESLPFCLTAAAVYCKMTPEELLWSVTLDAARVLDADHDVGSLEVGRHGDVSLWNIPDLESLSYHFGDMRAAAVLMSGDLVWENCDATRHY
- a CDS encoding DUF72 domain-containing protein translates to MQPGTIDIGTSGWKFDDWAGTFYPLRVPQTKWLEYYAARFPIGELNSTYYRIAPTSVYEAIARKTPPQFRLFAKVHADVTHKRENPETSLRNLLIALDPLQSDGKLLGLLAQFPGNFRYVPESVDYLKSLRDLCKGIRLCVEFRHRSWAGDEALQQIRELDLTWVSPDEPPLPDLMPRRFVATSDILYVRLHGRNAAAWYNREAGDRYDYEYSTEELTEIGREILAAEAPARRGYVLFNNCYVGKAPRNALWLKNYYAALLETGGDQEPSDGFTLSAH
- a CDS encoding enoyl-CoA hydratase-related protein gives rise to the protein MTLENLLLEQDGPVAVVTVNRPRALNALNIATMMELETVISDLEKRPDEVRAVIITGAGEKSFVAGADIPEIHELDLIAGKAFAARGLRIYSMIEKLRVPVIAAVNGFALGGGCELAMACHLRIASENAKFGQPEINLGIIPGYGGTQRLPRLVGRGRALDLLLTGRMITAAEALQWGLVNAVVPPAELLPTARKLAADLASKARLASSAILEAVDEGLQVGLDQALQVEENLFSICCGTQDMKEGTSAFQEKRKPEFMGR